A genomic segment from Drosophila miranda strain MSH22 chromosome 3, D.miranda_PacBio2.1, whole genome shotgun sequence encodes:
- the LOC117187968 gene encoding attacin-A-like: MQKGSIFIVAIVALAAIAEAVPQYYQTLPYYPPPSPPPRLMRARRQVLGGSLASNPAGGSDARLDLTKGIGNPDHNVVGQVFAAGNTKSGPVTTGGTVAYNNHGHGASLTRTHTPGVKDVFQQEVHANLFNNGVHNLDAKAFASQNKLANGFEFQRNGAALDYSHVKGHGASLTHSNFPGIGRQLGAEARANLWSSADRNTHLDLSGSANKWMSGPFANQRTDFGAGLGLTHHFRG; encoded by the exons ATGCAGAAGGGAAGCATTTTCATCGTGGCAATCGTTGCCCTGGCAGCCATAGCAGAGGCTGTGCCTCAGTATTATCAGACCTTGCCCTACTATCCACCTCCGTCACCACCACCACGTCTCATGCGTGCCCGCCGTCAGGTTCTCGGAGGTTCGTTGGCCTCCAATCCGGCTGGGGGCTCTGATGCCCGCCTTGATCTGACCAAAGGCATTGGCAATCCCGATCACAATGTGGTGGGTCAGGTCTTTGCCGCCGGCAACACGAAATCGGGTCCAGTCACCACAGGTGGAACTGTGGCCTACAACAA CCACGGACATGGTGCCTCTCTAACCAGGACCCACACTCCCGGCGTGAAGGACGTCTTCCAGCAGGAGGTGCATGCCAATCTCTTCAACAACGGCGTACACAATCTCGATGCCAAGGCCTTCGCCTCGCAGAACAAGCTGGCCAATGGCTTCGAGTTCCAACGCAATGGCGCCGCCCTAGATTACTCACACGTCAAAGGTCATGGCGCCAGCCTGACGCACAGCAATTTCCCCGGCATTGGTCGTCAGCTGGGGGCCGAGGCACGAGCCAACCTCTGGTCCTCGGCCGATCGGAATACGCACTTGGACCTGTCTGGATCAGCCAACAAGTGGATGAGTGGCCCATTCGCCAATCAGAGGACGGACTTTGGCGCTGGTCTGGGTCTTACCCATCACTTCCGTGGTTAG
- the LOC108159950 gene encoding drosocin, with protein sequence MKFSLVFLLLACIWALAAATPGKPRPSNPRPTSHPRPIRVRREALHIADRLGLIQPAVAAMSPPIRSA encoded by the coding sequence ATGAAGTTCAGTCTCGTTTTCCTGCTGCTCGCCTGCATTTGGGCCCTGGCCGCTGCCACTCCTGGAAAGCCGCGCCCCAGCAATCCACGGCCCACCTCCCATCCACGCCCCATCCGAGTGCGCCGCGAGGCACTGCACATCGCCGATCGTTTGGGACTAATCCAGCCCGCTGTCGCTGCCATGAGTCCCCCAATTCGGTCGGCTTGA